The Candidatus Caldatribacterium sp. genome has a segment encoding these proteins:
- a CDS encoding class II aldolase/adducin family protein, with amino-acid sequence LEEGAKIMTIARLFGSPRFLSEEEQEALLSLEAEKYRQRVLKEA; translated from the coding sequence CTTGAAGAGGGAGCAAAAATCATGACCATTGCTCGACTTTTCGGGAGTCCTCGGTTCCTTTCGGAGGAAGAGCAGGAAGCGCTCCTTTCTCTTGAGGCTGAGAAGTACCGTCAGCGAGTGCTCAAGGAGGCGTAA